One Clupea harengus chromosome 3, Ch_v2.0.2, whole genome shotgun sequence DNA window includes the following coding sequences:
- the LOC105905177 gene encoding ladderlectin-like, which yields MASFAKVAVCFLIACVCNAFCFQKRDVNFKASAVDRQGDNVVVVTTTPDPHNQTTSAQTEVTDGASEDAVVSTLTPNPPNQTTSAGATEATTDGETEEQLSDSSEAPCEQGWTRHAHRCFRFFSTSLPWSEAEGYCVKNGGNLASIHNIKEARLVGELSGNRDGAWIGGGGSSEGFVWYWTDGSAFDYSNWHAWEPNNHGGNEHCINTNYNVWNL from the exons ATGGCTTCTTTTGCAAAGGTagctgtgtgtttcctcattgcttgtgtctgtaatg cattctgttttcagaagagagatgtgaactttaaggcctctgcagttgacCGCCAAGGTGATAATGTGGttgttgtcaccacaacacccgatccccacaaccagacaacttctgcacaaactgaagttactg atggcgcaagtgaagatgctgtggttTCCACCCTAACACCAAATCCCCCAAACCAAACTACATCTGCTGGAGCTACTG AGGCCACGACTGATGGTGAAACTGAGGAGCAGCTGTCTGATTCTTCAG AGGCCCCATGTGAACAGGGATGGACCCGTCATGCACATCGTTGCTTTAGGTTTTTCTCCACCAGCCTACCTTGGTCTGAGGCAGAG GGGTACTGTGTGAAAAACGGAGGGAATCTTGCATCCATCCACAACATTAAGGAAGCACGTCTTGTGGGGGAGTTGTCAGGGAACCGTGACGGGGCTTGGATTGGGGGCGGGGGATCCTCTGAG GGTTTTGTATGGTACTGGACTGATGGAAGTGCATTTGACTATTCCAATTGGCATGCATGGGAGCCCAATAACCATGGTGGAAATGAACACTGCATTAACACCAACTACAATG TTTGGAATCTGTGA